In Deltaproteobacteria bacterium, one DNA window encodes the following:
- a CDS encoding MFS transporter: protein MNRWWRVAGALAMNLPLGALYAWSILALSLENEIGWSRTETSWVFTIAVFVFGLSFILAGRLQDKKGPFWISVIGGVLYSVGWILATYTLRLAKRPEAPVVAGMEEVKGATKAT from the coding sequence ATGAATCGGTGGTGGCGGGTGGCGGGAGCCCTTGCCATGAACCTGCCTCTGGGCGCCCTGTACGCCTGGAGCATCTTGGCGCTTTCGCTGGAGAACGAAATCGGCTGGAGCCGTACGGAAACCTCCTGGGTGTTCACCATCGCGGTGTTCGTCTTCGGGCTGAGCTTCATCCTTGCGGGAAGGCTACAGGACAAGAAGGGCCCCTTCTGGATCTCGGTGATCGGCGGGGTGCTCTACAGCGTCGGGTGGATCCTGGCGACGTACACCCTTCGGCTGGCGAAGCGGCCCGAAGCTCCGGTCGTGGCCGGCATGGAGGAGGTCAAAGGAGCGACGAAGGCGACCTGA
- a CDS encoding DUF488 domain-containing protein: MIRIKRVYAPPDGSDGVRILVDRLWPRGVTREAARIDEWRKDLAPTTVLRKWFGHDPSKWEEFQSRYRNELEAAGKMEKLRSLGERARRETIILLYAARDEVRNNAVVIKKLVETLSSHSAVP; the protein is encoded by the coding sequence ATGATCCGGATCAAAAGAGTCTATGCGCCGCCGGATGGATCGGACGGCGTGCGCATCCTCGTGGACCGCCTTTGGCCCCGGGGAGTGACCAGGGAAGCCGCGCGGATCGACGAGTGGAGGAAGGACCTCGCCCCCACGACCGTTCTCAGGAAATGGTTCGGGCACGACCCGTCGAAGTGGGAGGAGTTCCAGTCGCGTTACCGAAACGAACTGGAAGCGGCGGGGAAGATGGAGAAACTACGGTCCTTGGGGGAGAGGGCGAGGAGGGAGACCATCATCCTGTTGTATGCCGCCCGGGACGAGGTGCGCAACAACGCGGTGGTCATAAAGAAGTTGGTCGAGACGCTTTCCTCGCATTCGGCGGTCCCATAG
- a CDS encoding pyridoxamine 5'-phosphate oxidase family protein, which yields MIPEKMRQVLKQEGVVAIATQGDGGPHLVNTWNSYVQITGEGRLMIPAGYMHKTEVNVAKNNKILVTVGSKEVEGSHGPGAGFLVEGTAVFLTSGPQFEVVKQRFPWARAALEITVISATQTL from the coding sequence ATGATTCCTGAAAAAATGCGGCAGGTGCTGAAACAAGAGGGTGTGGTAGCCATCGCCACGCAAGGCGACGGGGGGCCGCACCTGGTGAACACATGGAACAGCTATGTCCAAATAACCGGTGAGGGGCGTCTGATGATCCCCGCCGGCTACATGCACAAGACCGAAGTCAATGTGGCGAAAAACAACAAGATTCTTGTAACGGTTGGGTCTAAGGAGGTTGAAGGCTCCCATGGTCCCGGGGCGGGCTTCCTCGTTGAAGGCACAGCCGTTTTCCTGACATCCGGCCCTCAGTTCGAGGTGGTGAAGCAGAGGTTTCCCTGGGCCAGGGCGGCATTGGAAATTACCGTCATCTCCGCCACCCAGACGTTGTGA